Within the Catalinimonas niigatensis genome, the region AAGGAACAGGACCTGAACCCTTTAGATACAACAAAGAGTCACTTAGAAATGGTAGTTTCCTTGTTCTTTCAGCCATTAAGCCTATGTGATATTGGAGTAAGATTTTGAATATCTAAGTATTTATCTATATTTGCATTGATTTATCAAAAAAAATATAAAAAAAGTGCAAAAAAATAATAATAACTTTGCGCTCATCATGGCGGGCGGTGTAGGAACCAGACTTTGGCCAGTAAGCCGTAAGGATTTCCCCAAGCAGTTTCATGATGTGTTGGGTGTAGGAGAAAGCCTGCTCCAGCTTTCTTACAACCGTTTACTGGATGTATGTCCTGAAGAGAATATTTATATTATCTCTAATCAGGATTATTATCAACTGATCAAAGAGCAGTTGCCAGCCATGACTGATGATCAGATTTTACTGGAACCTCAGCTGCGAAATACTGCCCCCTGTGTGGCTTATGCTGTACATAAAATAGCGCAGAAAAATCCTGATGCCAATCTTATCGTATCGCCTGCAGATCATCTCATTCTCAAGCAGGATCAATTTAAGCAGGTAGCATTAAAAGCATGTGAAGAAGCTGCAAAGCATAACGTGCTAATTACTTTCGGCATCACACCTACCCGTCCTGATACTGGCTATGGGTACATAGAATACGATCGGTCAAACCATGAGAATGGCGTGTACAAAGTAGCGGCTTTTAAAGAAAAACCTGATTTACCCACTGCTGAAGGATTTCTCAAAGCGGGAAACTTTGTATGGAATTCCGGAATCTTTGTCTGGAGTATTGATGCCATTAAGAAAAGCTTTGAAAAATACCTGCCTGAAATGAACGCATTGTTTGATAAAGGCAGTAAGATTTATTATTCTCAGGAAGAAGAAAGGTTTATTCAGCAGGCTTACGACACCTGTATCAATATTTCTATTGACTATGGTATTTTAGAGAAGGCCGAAAATGTCTATGTAATTCCTGTTGATTTTGGCTGGACTGATCTGGGCACCTGGAAATCCATTGACTCGCAGCATGAAAAAGATAAGTACGGAAACAGTCTGCAAGGCACGGTGCTTGCTTACGACACCAAAGAGTCATTCATCAAGGTTCCCAAAGGTGAGATAGCCGTAGTACAAGGGCTAGAAAACTATATTGTGATCTACGATGGAAAAGCACTTATGATATGTCAGAAAGACCAGGAACAAATGGTTA harbors:
- a CDS encoding mannose-1-phosphate guanylyltransferase, with product MQKNNNNFALIMAGGVGTRLWPVSRKDFPKQFHDVLGVGESLLQLSYNRLLDVCPEENIYIISNQDYYQLIKEQLPAMTDDQILLEPQLRNTAPCVAYAVHKIAQKNPDANLIVSPADHLILKQDQFKQVALKACEEAAKHNVLITFGITPTRPDTGYGYIEYDRSNHENGVYKVAAFKEKPDLPTAEGFLKAGNFVWNSGIFVWSIDAIKKSFEKYLPEMNALFDKGSKIYYSQEEERFIQQAYDTCINISIDYGILEKAENVYVIPVDFGWTDLGTWKSIDSQHEKDKYGNSLQGTVLAYDTKESFIKVPKGEIAVVQGLENYIVIYDGKALMICQKDQEQMVKKFLGDIKEKGYNEFV